The following proteins come from a genomic window of Acidobacteriota bacterium:
- a CDS encoding CDP-diacylglycerol O-phosphatidyltransferase gives MAFLALLDAIRGDTRMTFAWLAVATFIDGTDGALARAARVKTYAATLDGARMDDIVDYLTFVFIPAFIVYQMRMVPDGLAIAVVAAMLLSSAFGFTLQDAKTEDHFFTGFPSYWNIVVLYMIGLGTTAGLNAALLLLLAALVFVRVGYIYPSRTPTWRAATLALGAAWAAAMIVVVWTLPAPPRALVIGSLVFPVYYIVLSLLLQGRRTKAGEARRET, from the coding sequence ATGGCGTTTCTGGCCCTGCTCGACGCGATTCGCGGCGACACGCGGATGACCTTCGCCTGGCTGGCTGTCGCGACCTTCATCGACGGGACTGATGGGGCGCTCGCGCGGGCGGCGCGCGTGAAGACGTACGCAGCGACCCTCGATGGCGCCCGCATGGATGACATCGTCGACTACCTGACGTTCGTCTTTATCCCCGCGTTCATCGTCTATCAGATGAGGATGGTGCCCGACGGCCTGGCCATCGCGGTGGTGGCAGCGATGCTGCTGTCGAGCGCCTTTGGCTTCACGCTGCAGGATGCGAAGACAGAGGATCACTTCTTTACCGGGTTTCCCTCGTACTGGAACATCGTCGTGCTGTACATGATTGGGCTGGGCACCACCGCCGGGCTGAATGCGGCCCTGCTCCTGCTGCTGGCGGCGCTCGTGTTCGTTCGCGTCGGGTATATCTACCCGTCCCGCACGCCGACGTGGCGCGCTGCCACCCTTGCGCTCGGCGCCGCATGGGCGGCTGCGATGATAGTCGTTGTCTGGACCCTGCCCGCGCCTCCCCGCGCGCTGGTGATCGGCTCGCTCGTCTTTCCCGTCTACTACATTGTGCTCTCCCTCCTGCTGCAGGGGCGGCGAACGAAAGCCGGCGAAGCCCGCCGCGAAACCTGA
- the hflB gene encoding ATP-dependent zinc metalloprotease FtsH, which produces MEQRARVAEGGDAAILFTDVAGVDEAKDEVKEIVGFLREPGRYAALGGRIPKGVLLVGPPGTGKTLLARAIAGEAGVPFLFASGSDFVEMYAGVGASRVRKLFKEARKHTSCIVFIDELDAVGRKRGGHSLSHEEREQTLNQLLVEMDGFDARQGIVVIAATNRQDILDPALLRPGRFDRQVVVGNPDLRGRDEILRVHARRVRIDPDVDLRAIARGTPGFSGADLANLVNEAALLAAREGRPSVSAPDFEAARDKVMMGAERRSIVLSEAERVNCAYHEAGHAVVAALMPGADPLHKVTIIPRGRAMGLTMQLPEMDRHAYTKAYLETSVAILMGGRVAEELFMNHMTSGASNDIERATEIAERMVCEFGMSPLGPLKFPRKGPQQEGERPHQSSEATAQRVDGEVERIVMDAYQVARALLERHRDAVKALAEALLQTETLDAENIRAVLAQNGI; this is translated from the coding sequence ATGGAGCAGCGGGCGCGGGTCGCGGAGGGGGGAGATGCCGCCATCCTGTTCACGGACGTTGCCGGCGTGGACGAGGCGAAGGACGAGGTCAAAGAGATCGTTGGGTTCCTGCGCGAGCCCGGGAGATACGCGGCGCTCGGCGGGCGCATTCCCAAGGGTGTGCTCCTCGTGGGACCACCGGGAACCGGCAAGACGTTGCTGGCGCGCGCCATCGCCGGAGAGGCGGGCGTTCCGTTCCTGTTCGCGAGCGGCTCGGATTTCGTGGAGATGTATGCGGGCGTCGGCGCGTCGCGCGTCCGCAAGCTGTTCAAGGAGGCCCGCAAACACACGTCGTGCATCGTGTTCATCGACGAACTGGATGCGGTCGGCCGCAAACGCGGCGGCCACTCGCTGAGCCACGAAGAACGCGAGCAGACGCTCAATCAACTGCTCGTCGAAATGGACGGGTTCGACGCGCGCCAGGGCATCGTCGTCATCGCGGCGACCAACCGGCAGGACATCCTCGATCCCGCGCTGCTGCGGCCGGGGCGCTTCGATCGCCAGGTGGTGGTCGGCAACCCGGATCTGAGAGGGCGCGACGAGATCCTGCGCGTGCACGCGCGGCGCGTGCGGATCGATCCCGACGTGGACCTGCGCGCCATCGCGCGCGGGACGCCGGGCTTCTCGGGCGCGGATCTCGCGAACCTGGTGAACGAGGCGGCGCTGCTCGCGGCGCGCGAGGGACGTCCCAGCGTGTCGGCGCCCGACTTCGAGGCGGCGCGCGACAAGGTGATGATGGGCGCCGAGCGGCGGTCGATCGTGCTCAGCGAGGCGGAGCGCGTGAACTGCGCGTACCACGAGGCCGGGCACGCGGTGGTGGCGGCGCTCATGCCGGGCGCGGACCCGCTTCACAAGGTGACGATCATCCCGCGCGGCCGGGCCATGGGGCTCACGATGCAGCTGCCGGAAATGGACCGGCACGCCTACACGAAGGCCTATCTCGAGACATCCGTGGCCATCCTGATGGGGGGGCGCGTCGCCGAGGAGCTCTTCATGAACCACATGACGAGCGGCGCGTCGAACGACATCGAGCGCGCGACGGAGATCGCCGAGCGGATGGTGTGCGAGTTCGGGATGTCGCCGCTCGGCCCGCTGAAGTTCCCGCGCAAAGGGCCGCAGCAAGAGGGAGAGCGCCCGCACCAGTCGAGCGAGGCGACGGCCCAGCGCGTTGACGGCGAGGTGGAGCGCATCGTCATGGACGCCTACCAGGTTGCCCGCGCCCTGCTCGAGCGGCATCGTGATGCGGTGAAGGCGCTTGCCGAAGCGCTGCTGCAGACCGAGACGCTCGACGCGGAGAACATCCGCGCCGTCCTCGCGCAGAACGGGATCTAG
- a CDS encoding polysaccharide deacetylase family protein produces MLWILVIGAVLKALSHTAPFPFLLERFAPAQALWRMPAGATPTVYLTFDDGPNPAATPELLDVLRRHGATATFFLIDDHLNASTAPIVRRMAEEGHAVAIHANTRALMLKTPGEFARFLEQAAQRIEQLAGATPCRLFRPHAGWRGGSMYAGAARAGYRIVGWGWGLWDWNWYRARDAESIVARITRRASPGDIIVLHDGHHRDPRADRQYAIAAVDRLVPALRTRGFSFGNLCTPVPR; encoded by the coding sequence ATGCTGTGGATCCTCGTCATCGGCGCGGTGCTCAAGGCGCTGTCCCACACGGCGCCGTTTCCGTTTCTGCTGGAGCGGTTCGCGCCGGCCCAGGCGCTGTGGCGAATGCCCGCGGGCGCGACGCCCACCGTCTACCTGACGTTCGACGATGGCCCGAACCCGGCGGCCACCCCTGAGCTGCTCGACGTCTTGCGCCGGCACGGCGCCACCGCCACGTTCTTCCTGATCGACGACCACCTGAATGCATCCACGGCGCCAATCGTGCGCCGGATGGCGGAGGAAGGGCACGCCGTCGCCATTCACGCGAACACGCGGGCGCTGATGCTGAAGACGCCGGGCGAGTTCGCGCGTTTTCTCGAGCAGGCGGCGCAGCGCATCGAGCAGCTTGCCGGCGCGACGCCGTGCCGCCTCTTTCGCCCGCACGCCGGCTGGCGCGGCGGATCGATGTACGCGGGCGCCGCGCGCGCCGGCTATCGAATCGTGGGATGGGGTTGGGGATTGTGGGACTGGAACTGGTATCGCGCGCGCGATGCCGAGTCGATCGTCGCGCGCATCACGCGCCGCGCATCTCCCGGCGACATCATCGTCCTGCACGATGGACATCACCGGGATCCGCGCGCCGATCGGCAGTATGCGATCGCGGCCGTCGATCGACTGGTCCCCGCGCTGCGCACGCGGGGGTTCAGCTTCGGGAATCTCTGTACCCCGGTGCCGCGATGA
- a CDS encoding protein-L-isoaspartate(D-aspartate) O-methyltransferase: MVSAQIEARGVRDPRVLAAMRRVPRHEFVPPGQARDAYSDRPLAIGHGQTISQPYIVAFMTELLQVTPSDVVLEIGTGSGYQAAVLAELASEVLTIELIPDLAERARGTLARLGYRNVQVRAGDGYAGWPERGPFPRIIVTAAPPEVPRALVDQLAVGGTMVVPVGSAYQELIAIRRTPTGLVRETTIPVRFVPMVKPPRR; this comes from the coding sequence ATGGTGAGCGCGCAGATTGAGGCGCGCGGCGTCCGCGATCCCAGAGTCCTCGCCGCGATGCGCCGCGTGCCGCGCCACGAGTTCGTTCCGCCGGGACAGGCGCGCGACGCGTACTCCGATCGCCCGCTCGCGATCGGGCACGGCCAGACGATCTCACAACCCTACATCGTGGCGTTCATGACCGAGCTGCTGCAGGTGACGCCGTCCGACGTGGTGCTGGAAATCGGCACCGGTTCGGGCTACCAGGCTGCGGTGCTGGCAGAACTGGCCAGCGAAGTGCTGACGATCGAGCTGATTCCCGACCTCGCGGAGCGCGCGCGAGGCACGCTCGCGCGCCTCGGCTATCGAAACGTGCAGGTGCGTGCCGGTGACGGCTACGCCGGCTGGCCGGAGCGGGGGCCGTTTCCGCGGATCATCGTGACGGCCGCGCCGCCGGAGGTACCGCGCGCGCTCGTCGATCAGCTGGCCGTCGGCGGAACGATGGTGGTCCCCGTGGGGAGCGCGTACCAGGAGCTGATTGCCATCCGCCGGACGCCGACGGGACTTGTTCGCGAGACGACGATCCCCGTCCGGTTCGTGCCGATGGTCAAACCGCCGCGGCGGTGA
- a CDS encoding DEAD/DEAH box helicase, with translation MGRQGKAIEAFHPAVRAWFEASFEAPTSAQALGWPAIARGESTLILAPTGGGKTLAAFLWCINRLMFEAPPSPGRRCRVLYVSPLKALAVDVERNLRAPIAGIARVAGARGDAHQVPTVAIRTGDTPQSERARFRREPSDILITTPESLYLMLTSAARDALRGVDTAIVDEIHALVPTKRGAHLAVSLERLEELTGGTLQRVGLSATQRPLEEVARFLGGVDGSKGSKGSKGSRGSKGSIGSKGSAAGVLHDEFAARRAAPAFRPVAIVDTGERKRLELRIEVPVEDMARLAAPDIPGGPASLGPSAPSIWSAIHPRLLELVRAHRTTLIFVNSRRLAERMAAALNELAGDTLVRSHHGSLAREQRLDVEDRLKAGALRGLVATSSLELGIDMGAVDLVVQIEAPPSVASGMQRIGRAGHQIDAPSRGVIFPKYRGDLVACAAVTRAMREGRVEASRYPRNPLDVLAQHIVSMTSTRAWGVDGLFALVRQAAPYAELSRAVFEGVLDMLAGRYPSDEFAELKPRVTWDRVKGTVEAREGAARVAVANAGTIPDRGLYGVFLAGAGKGAARVGELDEEMVHESRVGETFLLGASTWRIEEITHDRVMVSPAPGEPGKMPFWKGEGAGRPLELGREIGTLVRTLRQLPAPAAIDRLVRDHDLDRGAAENLVAYLREQEASGAVPDEQTLVIERVRDELGDWRVCVLSPLGGRVHAPWSLAVTERLRRERDLVVETMWSDDGFVIRFPDSDAPPDTSLVLIDPDEVEPLVVSQLGASSLFAAKFRESAARALLLPRRRAAARTPLWQQRKRAADLLAVAARYGSFPIVLEAYRECLRDVFDMPALVETMRLVRDRRMRAITLDSETPSPFAGSLLFGYVANFLYDGDAPLAERRAQALAIDQSQLRELLGGAELRELLDADAIDELERQRQHLEARARVRSADALHDALLRLGDLNAPEIAARSAAGFDAADATAALAAARRLLPVRVAGDRRWIPVEYAARYRDALGVPLPAGVPESLLAPAPHALADLARRFARTHGPFTAAQFAGRYGLGAAIAHGTLAGLMAAGQLLEGAFRPGGREREWCDPENLAIIRRRSLARLRKQVEPVEPRALGRLLASWQGAARPRRGLDALLDSIELLQGAPVAASVLEREILPARVDGYSPADLDALMAAGEVVWTGVDPLGERDGRVALFLADSLPRLWAPRVNAEDLGPRERAILEHLEREGASFFPALHEAAGGGYPADTVGAIWTLVWSGLVTNDTPHALRAYLTAGGSRDRKAARAGTRFRSRRTTPASAEGRWSLVEARAGRRVSPTERAAALAQQLLARYGVLTREAVTAEGIPGGFSSIYEVLKTLEDTGRVRRGYFIAGLAATQFAVPPALDLLRSLRDEPQEPEAIALAATDPANPYGALLKWPFDSPAGSTSGLAQGKPTRTVGASVLIVNGALAAFIGRGGRQILSSLPGDEPARSVAARALAARLADIAREGKGRGGGLLVTDIDAVRAEDHPLGPYLRDAGFVSSAMGMLLPRPRREIRGTVTLIIRS, from the coding sequence GTGGGACGACAGGGGAAGGCGATCGAGGCATTTCATCCCGCCGTGCGCGCGTGGTTCGAGGCGTCGTTCGAGGCGCCCACCTCGGCCCAGGCGCTCGGCTGGCCGGCGATCGCACGTGGCGAGTCCACGCTGATCCTCGCGCCGACCGGCGGCGGGAAGACGCTCGCCGCGTTTCTCTGGTGCATCAACCGCCTCATGTTCGAGGCACCGCCGTCCCCCGGGCGCCGCTGTCGCGTCCTCTACGTTTCTCCGCTGAAGGCGCTCGCGGTCGACGTGGAGCGGAACCTTCGCGCGCCGATCGCCGGGATCGCGCGCGTGGCCGGCGCGCGCGGCGACGCGCACCAGGTTCCCACGGTGGCGATCCGCACCGGCGACACGCCGCAGTCCGAGCGCGCGCGCTTTCGCCGGGAGCCCTCCGACATCCTGATCACCACCCCCGAGTCGCTGTACCTCATGCTCACGTCGGCCGCCCGCGACGCATTGCGCGGCGTGGACACGGCGATCGTCGACGAGATCCACGCGCTGGTGCCGACCAAGCGCGGCGCGCACCTGGCGGTCTCGCTCGAGCGCCTGGAGGAACTGACCGGCGGCACGTTGCAGCGCGTGGGACTGTCGGCCACACAGCGGCCGCTGGAGGAGGTCGCCAGGTTCCTGGGGGGAGTGGATGGTTCGAAAGGTTCGAAGGGTTCGAAAGGTTCGAGGGGTTCGAAGGGTTCGATTGGTTCGAAGGGTTCGGCCGCCGGTGTGCTGCACGACGAGTTCGCCGCGCGGCGCGCGGCGCCGGCGTTCAGGCCGGTCGCGATCGTGGACACCGGCGAGCGGAAGCGGCTGGAGTTGCGCATCGAGGTGCCCGTTGAGGACATGGCGCGGCTCGCAGCGCCGGACATCCCAGGCGGGCCCGCATCGCTGGGGCCGTCCGCACCGTCCATCTGGAGCGCCATTCACCCGCGGCTCCTGGAGCTTGTCCGCGCGCACCGGACCACGCTGATCTTCGTGAACAGCCGGCGCCTCGCCGAGCGGATGGCGGCGGCGCTCAACGAGCTGGCGGGTGACACGCTGGTCCGCTCGCACCACGGCTCGCTTGCGCGCGAGCAGCGGCTCGACGTCGAGGATCGGCTGAAGGCCGGCGCGCTTCGCGGCCTGGTCGCCACCTCGTCGCTGGAGCTCGGCATCGACATGGGCGCGGTGGATCTCGTCGTGCAGATCGAGGCGCCTCCATCGGTGGCGAGCGGCATGCAGCGGATTGGCCGCGCCGGCCACCAGATCGACGCGCCGAGCCGCGGAGTGATCTTCCCGAAGTACCGCGGCGACCTGGTCGCGTGCGCCGCCGTGACGCGCGCGATGCGCGAAGGGCGCGTCGAGGCGAGCCGGTACCCCCGTAACCCGCTCGACGTGCTCGCCCAACACATCGTGTCGATGACCTCCACGCGCGCGTGGGGCGTGGACGGCCTCTTCGCGCTCGTCCGGCAGGCCGCGCCGTACGCCGAACTCAGTCGCGCGGTGTTCGAGGGCGTGCTCGACATGCTTGCCGGCCGCTATCCGTCCGACGAGTTCGCGGAGCTGAAGCCACGCGTCACGTGGGATCGCGTGAAGGGCACGGTGGAGGCGCGCGAGGGAGCGGCGCGGGTTGCCGTTGCCAACGCCGGAACGATCCCGGACCGCGGCCTGTACGGCGTGTTCCTGGCCGGCGCCGGCAAGGGCGCGGCGCGCGTGGGCGAGCTTGATGAAGAGATGGTCCACGAAAGCCGCGTGGGGGAGACGTTCCTGCTTGGCGCCTCGACGTGGCGCATCGAGGAGATCACGCACGACCGCGTGATGGTCTCCCCCGCTCCGGGCGAGCCCGGCAAGATGCCGTTCTGGAAGGGAGAGGGCGCGGGCAGACCACTGGAGCTCGGGCGGGAGATCGGCACCCTCGTGCGGACGCTCCGCCAGCTGCCCGCGCCGGCCGCGATCGATCGGCTGGTGCGAGACCACGATCTCGATCGCGGCGCCGCGGAGAATCTGGTGGCGTACCTGCGCGAGCAGGAGGCGTCCGGCGCCGTGCCGGACGAGCAGACGCTCGTGATCGAGCGCGTGCGCGACGAGCTGGGCGACTGGCGCGTCTGCGTGCTGTCGCCGCTCGGCGGACGGGTGCACGCGCCGTGGTCGCTTGCCGTCACCGAGCGCCTCCGCCGCGAGCGCGACCTCGTGGTCGAAACCATGTGGAGCGATGATGGGTTCGTGATCCGCTTCCCGGACAGCGACGCGCCGCCCGACACCTCGCTCGTCCTCATCGACCCCGACGAGGTCGAGCCGCTCGTCGTCAGCCAGCTGGGAGCCTCGTCGCTGTTTGCCGCCAAGTTCCGCGAGTCGGCGGCGCGCGCGCTGCTGCTGCCGCGCCGCCGCGCCGCCGCGCGCACGCCGCTGTGGCAGCAGCGCAAGCGCGCGGCGGACCTGCTCGCGGTCGCGGCGCGGTACGGATCGTTCCCGATCGTCCTCGAGGCGTATCGCGAATGCCTCCGTGACGTGTTCGACATGCCGGCGCTCGTGGAAACCATGAGGCTCGTGCGCGATCGCCGCATGCGGGCGATCACGCTCGATTCGGAGACGCCCTCGCCCTTCGCCGGGTCGCTGCTGTTCGGCTACGTCGCCAATTTCCTGTACGACGGCGACGCGCCGCTCGCGGAGCGCCGGGCGCAGGCGCTCGCCATCGATCAGTCACAACTCCGCGAGCTGCTGGGCGGTGCGGAGCTGCGCGAGCTGCTCGACGCCGACGCCATCGACGAACTCGAGCGACAGCGCCAGCACCTCGAAGCGCGCGCGCGGGTCCGCTCGGCCGATGCGCTGCATGACGCCCTGCTGCGGCTGGGCGACCTCAACGCGCCGGAGATCGCCGCGCGGTCGGCGGCCGGCTTCGACGCCGCGGACGCGACGGCGGCGCTTGCGGCGGCGCGCCGCCTGCTCCCGGTCCGCGTTGCCGGCGATCGGCGTTGGATTCCGGTGGAATACGCCGCGCGCTATCGCGACGCGCTGGGGGTGCCGCTGCCCGCCGGCGTGCCCGAGTCGCTGCTCGCGCCGGCGCCACACGCGCTCGCGGATCTCGCGCGGCGCTTCGCACGCACGCATGGTCCATTCACGGCGGCGCAGTTCGCCGGACGATACGGCCTCGGTGCCGCAATCGCGCACGGCACGCTCGCCGGGCTGATGGCGGCCGGACAGCTCCTGGAGGGCGCATTCCGCCCCGGCGGCCGCGAGCGGGAATGGTGCGATCCGGAGAACCTCGCGATCATCCGGCGCCGATCGCTGGCAAGACTGCGGAAGCAGGTCGAGCCGGTCGAGCCCCGTGCCCTCGGCCGTCTGCTCGCCTCGTGGCAAGGGGCCGCGCGCCCGCGGCGCGGGCTCGACGCGCTGCTCGATTCGATCGAGCTGCTCCAGGGCGCGCCGGTCGCCGCTTCCGTTCTCGAGCGCGAGATTCTGCCCGCACGCGTTGACGGCTACTCGCCCGCCGATCTCGACGCGCTCATGGCCGCCGGCGAGGTGGTCTGGACCGGCGTGGACCCACTGGGCGAGCGCGATGGACGCGTCGCGCTGTTCCTGGCCGATTCCCTGCCTCGATTGTGGGCGCCTCGGGTGAATGCGGAAGACCTGGGGCCGCGCGAGCGCGCGATTCTCGAGCACCTCGAGCGCGAAGGGGCGTCCTTCTTTCCGGCGCTGCACGAAGCGGCCGGGGGCGGATACCCCGCAGACACCGTCGGGGCCATCTGGACGCTCGTCTGGAGCGGGCTCGTCACCAACGACACGCCCCACGCGCTGCGCGCCTACCTAACCGCCGGCGGCAGCCGCGATCGCAAGGCGGCGCGCGCCGGCACGCGCTTCCGCAGTCGCCGGACGACGCCCGCGTCCGCGGAAGGACGGTGGTCGCTCGTCGAGGCGCGCGCGGGCCGCAGGGTGTCCCCCACCGAACGCGCGGCGGCGCTCGCGCAGCAGTTACTCGCGCGCTACGGCGTGCTCACGCGCGAGGCGGTCACCGCGGAAGGGATTCCGGGCGGGTTCTCGTCGATCTACGAGGTCCTCAAGACGCTCGAGGACACGGGACGGGTCCGGCGCGGATATTTCATCGCCGGCCTCGCCGCCACGCAGTTTGCTGTGCCGCCGGCGCTCGACCTGCTGCGATCGCTGCGCGACGAGCCGCAGGAACCTGAGGCGATCGCGCTCGCAGCGACCGATCCAGCCAATCCGTACGGGGCGCTGCTGAAATGGCCCTTCGACTCGCCCGCCGGATCAACGAGCGGACTCGCTCAGGGCAAACCCACGCGCACCGTCGGCGCGAGCGTGCTCATCGTGAATGGCGCGCTCGCAGCTTTCATCGGGCGGGGCGGCCGGCAGATTCTCTCCTCCCTTCCCGGCGACGAGCCTGCGCGCAGCGTGGCCGCGCGCGCGCTGGCGGCGCGCCTGGCGGACATCGCGCGCGAGGGCAAGGGGCGAGGCGGAGGACTGCTCGTCACGGACATCGATGCCGTGCGCGCGGAAGATCATCCCCTCGGCCCGTACCTGCGCGATGCGGGCTTCGTCTCGTCCGCGATGGGCATGCTGCTCCCGCGCCCTCGGCGAGAAATAAGGGGGACAGTCACACTTATCATCCGATCGTGA
- a CDS encoding RidA family protein, giving the protein MTSSSFSQPDRRSLPLSPTVTAGGLVYVSGMRAGEEPAALPADITAQTRATLERVNAALGVSGISLHEAASVTVYLKRAEDFAAMNEVYRTFVGDAPPARTTVVAQMMREDALLEISVVAAARGTARRVLHPKAWLRSPNPYSYAVEAGDTVFLSGLIARNAADNSFAGGDMTAQSKAALENARAILAEAGLGFEHVVSARVYITDRAQVHAMNAVYRTYFTADPPARATVGAALMQPAYLVEMTFVASRSPKRVIAGDGAPNSNCSPAIVAGSRLYLSGARGVTPETRNDAGAQTRQALRRLHDLIARAGFKTTDVVDSVVHLSQRQHFAVMNAAFREAMSPPFPARATVETALVAPDGLVEIALTAARK; this is encoded by the coding sequence GTGACGTCATCTTCGTTCTCGCAGCCTGACAGACGTTCGCTCCCCCTCTCTCCAACAGTCACCGCCGGCGGCCTCGTCTATGTATCCGGCATGCGCGCCGGGGAAGAACCGGCGGCGCTTCCGGCCGACATCACGGCGCAGACGCGCGCGACGCTCGAGCGGGTGAACGCGGCGCTTGGCGTATCGGGAATCTCGCTGCACGAGGCGGCTTCGGTCACGGTGTACCTCAAGCGCGCTGAAGACTTCGCGGCGATGAACGAGGTGTACCGTACGTTTGTCGGCGACGCGCCGCCGGCACGCACGACCGTCGTCGCACAGATGATGCGTGAGGACGCACTCCTCGAGATTTCGGTCGTGGCCGCGGCACGCGGCACCGCGCGCCGCGTGCTGCATCCCAAGGCGTGGCTGCGCTCGCCGAACCCCTACAGCTACGCGGTCGAGGCGGGCGACACCGTGTTTCTCTCCGGCCTCATCGCCCGCAACGCGGCGGACAACTCGTTTGCCGGCGGCGACATGACGGCGCAGTCGAAGGCGGCCCTCGAGAACGCGCGCGCGATCCTCGCCGAGGCCGGACTCGGCTTCGAGCATGTCGTCAGCGCGCGCGTGTACATCACTGACCGCGCGCAGGTCCACGCCATGAACGCCGTGTACCGCACGTACTTCACCGCGGATCCGCCGGCGCGGGCGACCGTCGGTGCCGCGCTGATGCAGCCCGCGTACCTCGTGGAGATGACCTTCGTGGCAAGCCGGTCGCCGAAGCGGGTCATTGCGGGCGATGGTGCGCCGAACTCGAATTGCAGCCCCGCGATCGTCGCGGGATCGAGGCTGTATCTGTCCGGGGCGCGTGGGGTGACGCCGGAAACGCGCAACGACGCAGGTGCCCAGACGCGGCAGGCGCTCCGCCGGCTGCACGACCTCATCGCGCGCGCCGGCTTCAAGACGACCGACGTGGTGGACAGCGTTGTGCACCTCAGTCAACGGCAGCACTTCGCGGTGATGAACGCGGCGTTTCGCGAGGCGATGTCGCCGCCGTTTCCGGCGCGGGCCACGGTCGAGACCGCCCTCGTGGCGCCGGACGGGCTGGTGGAGATCGCGTTGACGGCCGCGCGGAAATAA
- a CDS encoding sigma-70 family RNA polymerase sigma factor, whose product MSCQTSRRTGPRAQVDDLVQDVFVAAWRVAGGLSRDAGPAAGGGIDGGDAAMR is encoded by the coding sequence ATGAGCTGCCAGACGTCGCGACGGACCGGGCCGCGCGCCCAGGTCGATGACCTGGTCCAGGACGTGTTCGTCGCGGCCTGGCGAGTTGCCGGAGGCTTATCGCGAGACGCTGGTCCTGCGGCTGGTGGAGGGATTGACGGAGGTGACGCCGCGATGCGATAG
- a CDS encoding PAS domain S-box protein, protein MQPMHASPEDPCPSPSHCDTEVRYRTLLEEASDGIVVFDDDGRYVEANPSLCAMLGYTRDEILAMRAPDIIDPADLEREPIGWDTLRAGLVRIVERRFVRKDGSIVPAETKTRRMQDGRYLAIVRDITERRKTEEALAALRDREEQLRQAQKIEAIGRLAGGVAHDFNNVLTAIMGYTDLLLDDFPDEDDQHRRDLTEIKKAAERAAGLTRQLLAFSRKQVLQPVLLDLNAIVGGVDKLVRRLVSDEIVFAFEQSPDLGKVVADPGQIEQVLINLAVNARDAMPEGGRLTIRTRNVTMTPADAHRLVPLTPGAYVALEVADTGHGIPRHVAPHIFEPFFTTKPQGRGTGLGLATVYGIVKQSDGFIFVDSVEQQGATFTIYFPRAAEPDAAAARATGEAPADAVVLLVEDEAAVRALAAGVLRRQGLTVLEAPNAATALQVAENHHRIDLLLTDIIMPGGSGHELAQQLRRQRPGIKVVYMSGYTNEGVRQAAAAGGIPFVQKPFSTHALVKIVNEALRTSA, encoded by the coding sequence ATGCAGCCGATGCACGCGTCGCCCGAGGACCCCTGCCCGTCGCCTTCGCACTGTGACACGGAAGTCCGCTACCGCACGCTGCTCGAAGAAGCGTCGGACGGCATCGTGGTGTTCGACGACGACGGCCGGTACGTCGAGGCGAATCCCTCCCTGTGCGCGATGCTCGGATACACGCGCGACGAGATTCTCGCGATGCGCGCCCCCGACATCATCGATCCGGCCGACCTCGAGCGGGAGCCGATCGGCTGGGACACGCTCAGGGCCGGGCTCGTTCGCATCGTGGAGCGCCGTTTCGTCCGGAAAGACGGGTCCATCGTTCCCGCCGAAACGAAGACCAGGCGGATGCAGGACGGCCGCTATCTCGCGATCGTCCGCGACATCACCGAGCGGCGGAAGACCGAAGAAGCGCTCGCGGCGCTCCGGGATCGCGAGGAACAGCTGCGGCAGGCACAGAAGATCGAAGCGATCGGGCGGCTTGCCGGGGGAGTGGCACACGACTTCAACAACGTGCTCACGGCGATCATGGGTTACACCGATCTCCTGCTCGACGATTTCCCCGACGAAGACGACCAGCATCGCCGGGACCTGACGGAGATCAAGAAGGCGGCGGAGCGCGCCGCCGGGCTGACGCGCCAGCTGCTCGCATTCTCGCGCAAGCAGGTGCTCCAACCGGTGCTGCTGGATCTCAACGCGATCGTTGGCGGGGTCGACAAGCTCGTGCGCCGGCTCGTCAGCGATGAGATCGTGTTCGCCTTCGAGCAATCGCCGGATCTGGGCAAAGTGGTCGCCGACCCGGGGCAGATCGAGCAGGTGCTGATCAACCTGGCGGTCAATGCCCGCGATGCGATGCCGGAAGGGGGGCGTCTCACCATCCGCACGCGCAACGTCACGATGACGCCCGCCGATGCGCACCGGCTGGTGCCGCTGACCCCCGGCGCGTACGTGGCGCTCGAGGTCGCCGACACGGGTCATGGCATCCCGCGCCACGTGGCGCCGCACATCTTCGAGCCGTTCTTCACCACGAAGCCGCAAGGCAGGGGCACCGGCCTCGGCCTGGCGACCGTCTACGGCATCGTCAAGCAGAGCGACGGCTTCATCTTCGTGGACTCAGTCGAGCAGCAGGGAGCGACGTTCACCATTTATTTCCCGCGTGCGGCGGAGCCGGATGCGGCCGCCGCCCGTGCGACCGGGGAGGCACCCGCGGATGCTGTCGTGCTGCTGGTGGAGGATGAAGCCGCCGTGCGGGCGCTTGCGGCGGGAGTGCTGCGCCGCCAGGGCCTGACGGTCCTCGAGGCGCCGAACGCCGCGACGGCGCTGCAGGTGGCGGAGAACCATCACCGCATCGACCTGCTGCTGACCGACATCATCATGCCGGGCGGCAGCGGGCACGAGCTGGCGCAGCAGCTGCGGCGCCAGCGTCCCGGCATCAAGGTCGTCTACATGTCTGGCTATACGAACGAGGGCGTGCGGCAGGCCGCGGCCGCGGGCGGCATTCCGTTCGTCCAGAAGCCGTTCAGCACACACGCCCTCGTCAAGATCGTGAACGAAGCGCTCAGGACTTCTGCTTGA